atggactttgactgacttgcccgatgagcggcgagccatagaaaacaaatggatctttaagaagaagacggacgcagatggtaatgtgaccatctacaaagctcgacttgtcgctaagggttatcgacaagttcaaggggttgactacgatgagactttctcacccgtagcgaagctgaagtccgtccaaatcatgttagcaattaccgcatactatgattatgagatatggcagatggacgtcaaaacggcattccttaatggcttccttaaggaagaattgtatatgatgcagccggaaggttttgtcgatcctaagaatgctaacaaagtgtgcaagctccagcgctcaatctatgggctggtgcaagcatctcggagttggaacattcgctttgatgagatgatcaaagcgtttgggtttacacagacttatggagaagcctgtgtttacaagaaagtgagtgggagctctgtagcatttctcatattatatgtggatgacatattattgatgggaaatgatatagaattcttggaaagtataaaggcctatttgaataagtgtttttcaatgaaggaccttggagaagctgcttatatattaggcatcaagatctatagagatagatcaagacgcctcattggtctttcacagagtacataccttgacaagatattgaagaagttcagtatggatcagtccaagaaggggttcttgcctgtattgcaaggtgtgcaattgagcacggctcaatgcccgaccacggcagaagatatagaacagatgagtgtcatcccctatgcctcggccatagggtctattatgtatgccatgctgtgtaccagacctgatataaaccttgccgtaagtttggtaggaaggtaccaaagtaatcccggcaaggaacactggacagcggtcaagaatatcctgaagtacctgaagaggactaaggatatgtttctcgtttatggaggtgacgaagagctcgtcataaagggttacgtcgacgctagcttcgacacagatctggatgactcgaagtcacagaccggatacgtgtatattttgaatagaggagcagtaagctggtgcagttgcaagcaaagcgtcgtggcaggatctacatgtgaagcggagtacatggcagcctcagaggcagcacaggaagcagtctggatgaaggagttcattaccgacctaggggtgattcccaatgcgtcgggcccaatgactctcttctgtgacaacactggagctattgcccttgcgaaggagcccaggtttcacaggaagaccaggcatatcaagcgtcgcttcaactccattcgtgaaagtgttcaaaatggagacatagatatttgtaaagtacacacggacctgaatgtagcagatccgttgactaaacctctccctagggcaaaacatgatcaacaccaggacgcaatgggtgttcgattcatcacaatgtaactagattattgactctagtgcaagtgggagactgttggaaatatgccctagaggcaataataaatggttattattatatttctttgttcatggtaattgtctattattcatgctataattgtattgtccggaaatcgtgatacatgtgtgaatacatagaccacaacctgtccctagtaagcctctagttgactagctcgttgatcaacagatagtcacggtttcctgactatggacattggatgtcattgataacgggatcacatcattaggagaaagatgtgatggactagacccaatcctaagcatagcataaaagatcgtgtagtttcgtttgctagagcttttccaatgtcaagtatcttttccttagaccatgagatcgtgcaactcccggataccgtaggagtgctttgggtgtgccaaacgtcacaacgtaactgggtgactataaaggtgcactacgggtatctccgaaagtgtctgttgggttggcacggatcgagactgggatttgtcactccgtatgacggagaggtatctctgggcccactcggtaatgcatcatcgtaatgagctcaatgtgactaaggcgttagtcacgggatcatgcattgcggtacgagtaaagagacttgccggtaacgagattgaacaaggtattgggataccgacgatcgaatctcgggcaagtaacataccgattgacaaagggaattgtatacgggattgattgaatcctcgacaccgtggttcatccgatgagatcatcgtggaacatgtgggaggcaacatgggtatccagatcccgctgttggttattgaccggagaggcgtctcggtcatgtctgcatgtctcccgaacccgtagggtctacacacttaaggtccggtgacgctagggttgtagagatatatgtatgcggaaacccgaaagttgttcggagtcccggatgagatcccggacgtcacgagaggttccggaatggtccggaggtgaagaattatatataggaagtccagtttcggccaccgggaaagtttcgggggttatcggtattgtaccgggaccaccggaagggttccgggggtccaccgggtggggccacctgtcccggagggccccgtgggctgaaagtggaagggaaccagcccctagtgggctggggcgcccccccttgggcctcccccctgcgcctagggttgggaaccctaggggggagttcccccttgccttggggggcaaggcaaccccttccccccttgtggccgctgccccccttgagatcccatctcttggggctggcgcaccccccaggggcctatataaagggggggagggcagcacacaacagccttgggcgcctccctcctcccctgcaacacctctctctctctctcgtagaagctcggcgtagccctgcggagacccgctacatccaccaccacaccgtcgtgctgctggatctccatcaacctctccttcccccttgctggatcaagaaggaggagacatcgctgcaccgtacgtgtgttgaacgcggaggtgccgtccgttcggcactcggtcatcggtgatttggatcacggcgagtacgactccgttatccacgttcattggaacgcttccgctcgcgatctacaagagtatgtagatgcactcctttcccctcgttgctagtagactccatagatgcatcttggtgagcgtaggaaaattttaaattatactacgattcccaacacaacAACCGGCCCAAAACCGAGATCCACGCCTGTCGCAGCTTCCTACCCGCGCGACCAAGAGCGATGCTCAACAACATCCACGCCAGCCACCCGTCGCTAGGATGGAGGCACGCTCCGTGACTGCCGCCGCCGTCCCAGATCCGAGTGCTCCATGGGTGGACCACCACCACGCATCCCAACACGCGCTCGTCGCGCATCGTGCCGGCCGAAACCCCCAAGAAATTCACAACCCCCACGCCACCATCCGGGAGGAAGAATACGGCCTCACCGCCCCTAGTGTCGCGCAAGTTTTGCCGAGCGACGCCTGCCGATGGTGATGAGGGGAGGGGTGCGCTGCCCGGTGCTAGGGTTTGGCCCCGGGTCTCCGCGGGGGCGACACGATTGTGTATCTCCATAAATCTGGACTGATGGAGCAGCAAGGGGACATAACTTTGGAGCAGCAACTAGTAGGTGCATGCGAGATGGCCCGATCCGTAATGAGAACCACACAATTCGTGGTAGAATTAGAAATGGGGATGACCGGTCAAAACCGGAGATCCTGCGCAAACTCCAAAGTGCCCGGGCAACCGATCGGCAGCCTTCCAACGTTGAGTGACCCGGACTCTCTCTTTTGACCCTTTCCTCCCACTTTCTGCGAGTTGCGCCTCGGCCTCGTGCCCCCGGTGCAACCTCCCCAAAGTTCTCCGGAGCAAAACTCGCAAGGCGCACACGGCCGGGTGGCCAATCTAGCTAGCAGGGAGCGTGTGATCACCGCGCGCGAGGGCTCCCCCGGGCCGTGCCGTGCCATGCGCCAAGATGGCCTCCACCGTAGCGCCCTTGAACGCCGACGTCGACCTGCCGACGAACGTGACGGCGCAGACCCACAATGCGACGGCGTCCAAGATCACCAACATGGTGGTGTGCTACTCGCCCATGATGATCACCACCAACGGCATCTGGCAGGGCGTCAACCCGCTCGAGTTCTCCCTCCCGCTCTTCATCCTCCAGGTCgccgtcatcgtcatcaccaccCGCGTCCTCGTGCTCCTCCTCAAGCCCTTCCGCCAGCCCCGCGTCATCGCTGAGATCCTCGCCGGCGTCGTGCTCGGGCCGTCCCTCATGGGCCAGATGGATGGCTGGGGCAACATGGTGTTCCCGCAGCGCAGCCTGCTCACGCTCGAGACGGTGGCGCACCTCGGCCTGCTCTACTTCCTCTTCCTCGTCGGGCTGGAGATGGACATCGACGTGATCAAGCGGTCCGGCAAGAAGGCGCTGTTCGTGGCTTTGGCCGGGATGGCGCTGCCCTTCTGCATCGGCACCGCCACGTCCTTCATATTCCGGCACCAGGTGTCCCGGAACGTGCACCAGACCTCCTTCCTGCTCTTCCTCGGCGTCGCGCTCTCCGTCACGGCGTTCCCCGTGctggcccgcatcctcgccgagATCAAGCTGCTCAACACGGAGCTCGGCCGCATCGCCATGTCGGCCGCCATCGTCAACGACATGTGCGCGTGGATCCTGCTCGCGCTCGCCATCGCCATCACGGAGGTGGACAGCACGGCGCTGTCGTCCCTGTGGGTGCTCCTCTCCGGGGTGGTCTTCGTGCTCATATGCTTCTACGTCGTGCGCCCAGCGATGTGGTGGCTCATCCACCGCATCCCCGAGGGCGAGAGCATCAGCGACATGGATGTGTCGCTCATCCTTGCCGGCGTCCTGCTCGCCGGTGTCTGTACCGAGGCCATCGGCATCCACTCCGTCTTCGGCGCCTTCATCTACGGCCTGGTCATCCCGAGCGGCCCGCTCGGCGTCACGCTCATCGAGAAGCTCGAGGACTTCGTCACCGGGCTCCTCCTCCCGCTCTTCTTCGCCATCAGCGGCCTGCGCACAAACATCACCAAGGCGCGCGACCCTGTGACCGTCGGCCTGCTCGTCCTCGTGTTCGTCATGGCCAGCTTCGCCAAGATCATGGGCACCATCATCATCGCGGCGCTCTACACCATGCCGTTCCGTGAGGGCATTGCCCTCGGATTCCTCATGAACACCAGAGGGCTCGTGGAAATGATCGTGCTCAACATTGGGAGAGACAGGCAGGTACGCACACGGTCACACCGTCACACGCACAGCAAATTCCCCCCTTATTTCTAGCAATATCGGTGTCAGCCATTGATCAGGTTAAGCATGCACATAGGTGTTGGATGACGAGTCGTTCGCGGTGATGGTGATGGTGTCGGTGGGGATGACGGCTCTGGTGACGCCGATCGTGACGGGGTTGCACAAGCCGGCGCGGCGGCTCGTCGGATACAAGCGGAGGAACCTGCAGCGCATCAGGCACGACAGCGAGCTCCGGATGCTGGCCTGCGTGCACACCACCCGTAACGTGCCGTCCGTGCTGTCGCTGCTCGACCTCTCGAACCCGAGCAAGCGCTCCCCCATCTTCATCTACGCGCTCCACCTCGTCGAGCTCACCGGCCGAGCCTCCAACATgcttgctgccgccgccgcctccgcctcgaCGAATAGCCAGTCAGGCTCCTCTGCCTTGCCGGCTACGACGGAGCACATCTTCAACGCATTCGAGAACTACGAGATGCACACTGGTCAGTACTCAGTATTTTTGGTGCTTAGTACATACATTTCGTAAGGCTATATGTCTACGTACGCTGACACGGAACATGCACGGTCCTTGTGCGACGCAGGTGGTGTCTCCATCCAGACGCTGGCGGCCGTGTCGCCGTACCAAACCATGCACGACGACGTGTCCGTGCTCGCGGAGGACAAGCACGTCTCGCTCATCGTCGTCCCTTTCCACAAGCAGCTGACGGTGGACGGCGGCATGGAGCCCATCAACCCGTCCATCCGCGGGTTCAACGAGAGCCTCCTGTCCGCGTCCCCGTGCTCGGTCGCCATCCTCGTGGACCGCGGCCTCAGCGCCGCCGCAGCGCGCATGGCGGACGAGCACCGCCTGGTGCTCTTCTTCTTCGGCGGGCCGGACGACCGCGAGGCGCTCGCCTACACGTGGAGGATGGTGGAGAACCCCGCCGTCAGCCTCGCCATCGTGCGGTTCCTCCCGCCGGACTACCGGGAGCGATCCTTCTCCAGCCCCACCTACCGGTCGGCGGACTCGCGCGCGATCAACATCGGCGCGGAGGGCAAGACCGAGCTGGAGATGGACGAGGAGTACCTGGGCGAGTTCCGAGCGCGCAACCACGGCAACGGCGCCATCACGTACGCCGACAAGACGGTGACCAACAGCGAGGAGACGGTGGCGGCCATCCGGAGCATGGACAGCAGCACGCACGAGATGTACATCGTGGGCCGGCGCCCCGGCGAGGCCGGGTCGCCGATGACGTCGGCGCTGGAGGACTGGATGGAGTCCCCGGAGCTGGGGCCCATCGGCGACATGCTCGTGTCGTCGGACTTCTCCATGGGGGTGTCGGTGCTGGTGGTGCAGCAGTACGTGGTGGCCGGGGCGCCTATGGCCGCCGGGGCGCCCAtggccgcggcggcgccggccGCCAGCGTCGACCCGGTACGCCAGTACCTGAGCAACGCTAACGTGCACCCGGCCACGGGGCCCGGGGGGTACCAGACGGTCCCGGCGTCGTCGGCGGCCAATAGCTGGTCTAGTGGCGCCGTAGGATTCTGAGGCGCTTAGGGGCTTCGCTGTTGGAATTTCTGTACTGTGTAGGATTAGTTGTATCGTGACTCGGCAATGCATGGAACGTGCGTGAAGGCTGAGATTATTGTCTTCTGATCGAAGCCTGCTAGCTAGTCGGTTTCCAGGTGATCACTCTCAGAGCTAGACAAATTAGTCAGATTAGATATGTAGTGTTATACTGTTGTATCAGATTCATTGGAGCTAATTGCAGGAAACTACCGCTAGCTGGTCTTTAAAAAAAAAGAGTCAATTACATCACTGGTGTTCAAACTTGACGAGAAAAATCACTTTAGTGCCAATACTCGCGGCATACATTGAACTGGTGCTACAACTTGGCTCTATATGCATATACGGTGCAAATCGTGTTTGTATACGGAGATGATGCTGGCGCGCCAAGTGGCGCGGAACCCGCTGTCAGCCTCTGAACGATAGAGATAGGGTATTCGGCCGGTTATTTTGTGGAAAACAACTTGGAATATTTTTCTCACAGAAAAGGACATTGATGCGAGATACACAAATTATTTGCAAAAATAGTGGCCGGTGCTATTAAAAAATGTGACCTACAGAGTGGAGCGGCGTTTGCCTAACCAATATACCGAGAAGAACATTTTGTTTTACTTGGAtactctctctctatatatataacCTAAGCGCGCTGGAGACCCTACGGCCCATTTTGCACTGTAGTTTTTTAAAGTAAATTATAAATTAGATGTAGATTATTATTTTTTTCAGAAAAACTTCTAATCTTTTCATCTTCAATCACGGCAGTACAACGAATaccagaaataaaaattacatccagatgcgtagaccacctagcgacgactacaagcaccgaagcgagccgaaggcgtgACGCCGTCATCGCTCCTCCATCGCCGGAgccgggcacaacttgttgtagtagacagtcggaaagtcggcgccggcgagaggcacgaACCCTAACTTTCTTTTTTGGAGAAGGTGGAGGAGGCGGAGCTTGAGAAATAAAAATGATCCCAAATTAGATGTAGATTATAATCGCTATCAATATGATAAATTTTAAATTAACAATGAACAATTTTATATAATACATAATTATTTTATTAAAAGTGTGAACATTTTAAATATATATTAATTTATTTAAATATACAATATATATATTTGCCTTTAAAAACTAAATATGAAAATTATTACATGCATAATTTTTAATTATAATTTTATTATATAGATAAATTTTGAAATATCACATGAATAGATTTATAGTGTATTATATTATAACATAAGGTTGTAAGTTACATatactagtagaatgcccgtgcgttgccacgggcttttAATTTATTCTTTTTGATTACGCATATAATGTACAACCTCCGTCCAGAAAAAATTGTCGGAGAAAtagataaaaatggatgtatctagaattaAAATACGTCTAGACACATCAATTTCTCTGTCAAGTATTTTTGGacagaaaaattatgtcataTTTCGCATGCATAGAAATGATAGCGTATAATAATAGGAAAATAACTAAAATCCACTTCATCTACAAGGTAACTTGATGATATACACATAGAGACATGATGCGCTTAAGATATTATATATTACAAACTAAGATTTACTTACAAGATAGGAATGTTGTCTTTAGGTTCATGTGCATGGTACTTCGACAAGTATAATTAAGACAGGCAAACAAGCCATCACATTCATCCACACAGATTAAATTATTTTGACCGTAAACTTTAATTTTCATATAGGGTTCACGGGCACCCAGGAGCTCCTATGTATTTTCCCATCAAGTACACCACGGCATTTTCCTTCTCCATTGCTCCCCCTGCACCATCAGCCACTATTTTGCACAATTGTAACTACAACCATAAATTCTTTGTAGTAAAATTGCAGCAGCGACTTTAACTACAATAAAAATTTAACATCACATGATGCAACATAATGAAGGAAGGTAAACCTAGAAAAGACACGGCAGGCAACCTACATATATTATTGATAGATAAAATAGTTTCATTTTAGAAACAAAATAATTTCATAATCAATACATGCCCGTGATCTTATAATACATAAACATGTTCAAAAATGACCCTAGAACAAATAAAGCGACCTTCCTATACATAAAGAATGTAAAACTCAAACGGTCAAACCTAGTACCAACAACTACATAACCTCCACAACTTCCATAGTAGCCTAGTACGTCGAGCACTTGCAGATTTGAAAGGCTGGCAAGCTGAAAGCTACATGCATCACAAAAGAAACATCAGAAACTTCTTACAGAGATAACAAGAGTGTCCAAAGGAATGAAGTTAAGGTTGAGATGCATCTTTGCTGCTTCACGGTCAGATTAAGCAGTTGTACGTAAGTCCCGGCCCGGCTCTATCTCCCCCATGTGTGTCACTCCCATTTCTCTCTGACAAAATTAAAAAGAACTTGTCATATTTATCCTTCTTTCTCTAAAGAACGTCTAGTACAGTATTGAAGGCTACATCCCTTGAAGGAGCGATAACACTCACAATATTGTAGGCTACATATATTTCATGATAAAGAGCCCCTTCGTTGCAAGGGGATAATAAAATTGCGGCCTTCAAATCAAAACCCTGAGAGCAtaataaatatatataatgtttTTGTATAATGTACATCCCACCATCTTaattcaaatcaaataaaagtgaTTGCTCATTGGACTCATGACTACATGACACAATCTTAAGAGGGCACAATTTATTCTACAAACCTTAGTTTAAATTTAGCGATTGAAACATCCATTATCCAACATGTAAATACAAACTGTGACTCTATTTTGGTTTGAAATTTTCATTTTAGACATAACAATACATGCAAGCACAACACTAACTTAGAAATTGTTTTTCTGAAATTAATATGGCATGTGACTACTCCGGCAGAATATATAAATCATTTTAATTTAAATAAAACAATGAAAACTTACCAATATAAGTGAGGTGCTTAGCCATGCAATCTACGATCTGCCATGAACTGCATTGCAAATATCCTCTCCACATATCCTGAAACAAAGCATCATCAATAAACTTTACAGTAATGATAAAAGCATATTTCAAGTTATTACTATCGAAAAGATACAGAATAGCAGATCCTAATATATACAGGTGGTGAAAAATCAATAAATGCCTAAAAATTAGTGTACCAAGAGAATCCAAGTATGCACTTATTTGAAGATGGTGGCAGAAGCATTGGTTAGAGTAAGTATCTTCATGGCAAATTAAGAGAGACTCGGTTGTTGTTGGCACAGTAACATAAGCAGTGGAGTGCTAAACCACATGGGAAAAAATACAACACCATGCCATCAGCCATCCATGATCCATCAAATGCATCTACGAAGTGCTAAAACTATAAAGCATTGTAGTGGGTATCTAGTTAATTTAAAAATCGCCAATCTGGCCAGTGGAGAATTTGCCTAGGTAGATGGTATTGTGCACATACCGCAGGGACATCCTTATCTTCCTATATTGCATCTTAAAATGATAATGCAGGTAACCGATGTTGCTGACCttgttgtgcattgtaaatcctCAACCATTGCCTCCACCCCCACATGCCCAAGGCGCTGTTGCACGCCCAAGCAGTCGGACATGCACAACAACCAAGCGGGCAAATGTCAAGCATCAACCCAAGTAGCTTCCCGGCCATGAAGAATGCAAACTCATACGGCACCCCACCCAGCAGCAGCCGCTCGAGGACCTCCTTGTCCTGGAGCCTGACAAGGACGCCGACGTCAGCCGCATCGGTACGCCATGGCGGGTCCCTTCAACGGCGCCGCGAGGAGCGTGGCGGCTGTGGccgcgctgctgctgctgttggcCGTGTCGGTTACGGAGGCGGCGACCGGCAGCACAGTGGTCGCCCGCATAGTGTTCTGCGACCAGTGCAAGGACGACACCCGCGGCCTCTTCGACTACCCGCTCTACGGTACGAGGGTACGTACGCGCGTAAACCACCTCGCTCCTACCCGCGCACGCACGCGTCCATGACCTCCCACCTACTAACACAACATGCAACGTGCATGCATGGCGAtcggatggatggatggctacaGGGGCGTGGGTGGCGATCCAGTGCGGTGGTGGCGACTCCCCGATCACGGTGCGGGAGTGCAACACCAACTGGTTCCGCGGCTTCTCTGTGTGCATGGAGGGTCGCCGGACATGAACTGTTGCACGGCGCGCATCGTCCACGCCACCGGCCACTGCTCCGCCGCTGCCAACGCCGAGCCGCGCGAGCTCACGCTCGCCTTCCGCATGCTCGGCCTCGCCCTCTATACTGTCCTGCCGCTCCTCTCGCAGCCGTATCAGCCCATGGACTTCTGCCACCACGCCGGCCCGTTCCCCCGCGGCCGCGGCCGCCATGCCATCGCCACCGGCGCCGCCCCTGACAGTTGCGCCGGGCCGGTGTCTTCTCCGGTGCCGATCTTCTGGCGCCACAGGCCGTGACTCCTGCCTCCCGTCTGGCGCCGCCCGCCGACGATGCCGCAGCAGCCAGAGCCGGAGGCGCTCCCCTCGCTGCCCACGTCTTCTTCAAGCGAAACGCCGGCCGAGGGCTCTAGCTCCGGCTCGGCGTGCGCGTACGACCAGTGGGTGCTGCCGGAGCACCGGTGTTGGGTAAACTTCAAAGttcaggtttagggttttaggtGTCGATAGTTTCAGTTTCGTCAGTAGTTTTAGTTTCGTCAGATAAGCCCGAGCTGCGACTCGGTTTGGTTAGAGTTTTTAGCGGTGCCCTGACCCGATCGTGGGATGGCACGAAAGCACGGTCAAGGCGCCATGGCGGGCGAAGCGCGAGGGGCGCTGGGATGGCGGCGTCCACTACTCGCACTAGCTCCGCGTTTCCGTTGTAATTTCAGTTGCAAACTCTGAATAAAGAGAAGAAACAGAAAAG
The Aegilops tauschii subsp. strangulata cultivar AL8/78 chromosome 3, Aet v6.0, whole genome shotgun sequence genome window above contains:
- the LOC109776261 gene encoding cation/H(+) antiporter 15-like; amino-acid sequence: MASTVAPLNADVDLPTNVTAQTHNATASKITNMVVCYSPMMITTNGIWQGVNPLEFSLPLFILQVAVIVITTRVLVLLLKPFRQPRVIAEILAGVVLGPSLMGQMDGWGNMVFPQRSLLTLETVAHLGLLYFLFLVGLEMDIDVIKRSGKKALFVALAGMALPFCIGTATSFIFRHQVSRNVHQTSFLLFLGVALSVTAFPVLARILAEIKLLNTELGRIAMSAAIVNDMCAWILLALAIAITEVDSTALSSLWVLLSGVVFVLICFYVVRPAMWWLIHRIPEGESISDMDVSLILAGVLLAGVCTEAIGIHSVFGAFIYGLVIPSGPLGVTLIEKLEDFVTGLLLPLFFAISGLRTNITKARDPVTVGLLVLVFVMASFAKIMGTIIIAALYTMPFREGIALGFLMNTRGLVEMIVLNIGRDRQVLDDESFAVMVMVSVGMTALVTPIVTGLHKPARRLVGYKRRNLQRIRHDSELRMLACVHTTRNVPSVLSLLDLSNPSKRSPIFIYALHLVELTGRASNMLAAAAASASTNSQSGSSALPATTEHIFNAFENYEMHTGGVSIQTLAAVSPYQTMHDDVSVLAEDKHVSLIVVPFHKQLTVDGGMEPINPSIRGFNESLLSASPCSVAILVDRGLSAAAARMADEHRLVLFFFGGPDDREALAYTWRMVENPAVSLAIVRFLPPDYRERSFSSPTYRSADSRAINIGAEGKTELEMDEEYLGEFRARNHGNGAITYADKTVTNSEETVAAIRSMDSSTHEMYIVGRRPGEAGSPMTSALEDWMESPELGPIGDMLVSSDFSMGVSVLVVQQYVVAGAPMAAGAPMAAAAPAASVDPVRQYLSNANVHPATGPGGYQTVPASSAANSWSSGAVGF